A portion of the Ferrovum sp. JA12 genome contains these proteins:
- a CDS encoding urease subunit beta, which yields MIPGEYILCDENIMINEGRVTSSLQVVNSGDRPVQVGSHYHFYETNMCLLFDRELAKGMRLNIPAGTAVRFEPGQSRKVELVEIAGLRNIFGFQGKIQGELK from the coding sequence ATGATTCCAGGCGAATATATTTTATGTGATGAAAATATTATGATTAATGAAGGTCGTGTTACCTCCTCTCTTCAGGTGGTTAATTCAGGAGATAGACCTGTTCAAGTGGGCTCTCATTATCATTTTTATGAAACTAATATGTGTCTATTATTTGATCGTGAATTAGCAAAGGGGATGAGATTAAATATTCCGGCAGGTACTGCTGTCAGATTTGAGCCAGGGCAGAGTAGAAAAGTAGAGCTGGTAGAGATCGCAGGTTTAAGAAACATTTTTGGTTTTCAGGGAAAAATTCAAGGTGAGTTGAAATGA
- a CDS encoding HupE/UreJ family protein codes for MINLFKYVSVLLCTLLFIPEIAFAHPGHGQGFLGGIVHPFTGIDHILGMLGMGAWAALRANKKGIWFFVIYLTGLLVGGVIGITFNLHINPDIYIALSIAMTGCFIIRRSDTNWMTQLILTSSFALGHGVAHGMEVPRLAHPTEFILGFLISSSIIFCLGFLFGKKIHTQSQLKRNTGYILFLSAIGLMMES; via the coding sequence ATGATTAATTTATTTAAATATGTATCTGTACTACTCTGTACGTTATTGTTTATTCCAGAAATTGCTTTTGCTCATCCGGGCCATGGCCAGGGTTTTCTGGGAGGTATAGTTCATCCTTTTACTGGCATAGATCATATATTAGGGATGCTTGGAATGGGGGCATGGGCAGCGCTCAGAGCCAATAAAAAAGGAATATGGTTTTTTGTGATCTACCTTACAGGGCTTCTTGTAGGGGGGGTGATAGGGATTACTTTTAATTTACACATTAATCCTGATATTTATATTGCTTTATCAATTGCTATGACGGGTTGTTTTATTATTAGGAGATCCGATACCAATTGGATGACTCAATTAATATTAACGTCGTCCTTTGCTTTAGGTCACGGCGTAGCGCATGGTATGGAAGTCCCTCGCTTAGCACATCCTACCGAGTTCATTTTAGGATTTTTAATTTCAAGTTCAATCATATTTTGTTTGGGTTTCTTGTTTGGGAAGAAAATTCATACACAATCCCAACTTAAAAGAAATACCGGATATATTCTTTTCTTATCCGCGATTGGTTTGATGATGGAGAGTTAA